tgactcatcacaatgactcatcacaatgactcatcacaatgactcatcacaatgactcatcacaatgacacatcacaatgactcatcacaataactcatcacaatgactcatcacaatgactcatcacaatgactcatcacagcgactcatcacaatgactcatcacaatgactcatcacaatgactcatcacaatgactcatcacaatgactcatcacaatgactcatcacaatgactcatcacagcgactcatcacaatgactcatcacaatgactcatcacaatgactcatcacaatgactcatcacaatgactcatcacaatgactcatcacaatgactcatcacaatgactcatcacaatgactcatcacaatgactcatcacaATTTTTAGGTgccacggtggcgcagtggttagcgctgtcgcctcacaacggacccgggttcgagtcccactctgtgtgaaCTTTGCaggctctccccgtgtctgggggggttctctctccggcttctccagcttcctccccctccagaagcttcaggttgattggcccgtcccaaattgcctggagtgagtgtgtgtgtgcgtgtttgtatgtctttgtgtgtggctccgtggtgcactggcgtcatgcccggagtgtcccccgcctcacgccctgtgccagctgtgccagataggctccagctccccgtgacccgctgcggcggatgaagcggcggAAAAATGAATGATCACAATCCTTGAAGTGAATTTATAATCTGAGCACCACATTTTACAAAATCAGTTCAGACTCTCAACTCTACATCCGATTTCTCTTGAGATGAAGACAAGAACCAAGACGACACACACCTGGGTGACGCGCACGGGTTCGTCTGCCTGGATTTCGCCCAAATACCTATAATGGCGTCGACGGACGATGTTACGTAGAATCAGTCTTGCTTCTTCAAGCTCCGGGGATAAAGAGTTCAAAATTTGTTGAAACACATGATCTacaggacaaacaggaagttataTTATTATGGTATTATTTAATACGACAAGGCTGTTTCTAAATGGAATCCATTAGGTCAGTAAATATGACATCCCCGTAATGTATTTGTGCAGGCCTCAGTGGTGTGTACCAACCCGTTAGCTTGGTGTAGGCCTCCATGTTGTCTATGGCAGTGGAGAGAGTGAACATCTGCCCTCCTGAGCCTTCAATCTGGATGTGCttgtctgcttttaaaaaggcctCTGTGATCCTGGATGACATGCAGTCACTCTTGTGAACATTTAAGTGTGCACCATTAAAGCACAGCCCTCACTAGAGCTACTCACATAAACTCTATGATGTTGACCACTGCGTGCTGGCAGGCTTTCCTGTGGATAGAGTGCCTCACGTAGAACATCTCGTAGAGATTTCCCACCTCCTGTTAAAAGAATCATCTCTATTTTAGTGGATTTCCATGTTCAAATGTAATCCCCACACAGCTGTCTGAAAGCCAGCACCTTCTTTCTGGTGCAGATGTGTTTCTGACCGCCCACATCACAAACCCTGGCAAACTTCAGGAAACGATTGTGGTCAAAGTTGTTCTGCATGCCGAGGTGGTAGGTGTCCCTGAAATAAGACGAAGGGAACATATGTtaatatatgttaatataaTACAAATACATGACTAGGAAATTAACAAATCATTTAAAGGATTGAGCCCCACCTGGCAAAGTAGTCCCACTTGTCCACATCAATTCCATTTTCTTTGTTGGACACAATTTGATAGAGGAAGGACTTTTCCTTCGGTCGGCCTCTATACGGCCACTGTAGACACGAGGGAAACAGTAGCTCTAAAATCAGCCTTTTAATGTGCGAGAATACAAATATTTGATTGCGGTTTCCTGGTCCCTTTAAGCTAAACTAAGGCACACAGGACGTCTCTGGACGTTGTCTTGCCGATAGAAGACTGGACGTCCCTGTAAAGAGACATCTTTGGCTTTGCTCTGTAACTTCTGAGATTTATAGAGATTCTTTGGGTCACTAGATTTCTTAAAGCCCGGTCCCTTCTGCCTGGAAATCTGCACTGCTCAAGAGCAAGGTCTCTTTTTCCAAAGTCCAGTCCTGTTTGTAATGTTCCACAAGAAAACCTCCTTTACCAAAAAGCTGCCCCTGCACCAGTTCAGGGGTTTTAACTTGCTCTGGGATCTGATGATCAAACTATTCTGAAATCATCTGCATTTTTCTACCAGGACAAAAACAAGACCAGCCTCCAGAGGACCGGCAGCAGCTGCTGAAGCTCTGGTCCTCTGGACTGACTCCCCCCAGACAGAAGCAGGTACCTCTGGACCTCCAGCTGCATCGGTGTCAGGTGGTCCAGCAATCTGTTCCTTGATGAAGTCCAGGTCCTCCGGCAGAGTCAGCCTGTGCCGCTTCATCGCCGGCTTCAGGTCGTTGTCTTCCACCAGGTAGTCAAACATGGCAACTGAGGCAGTTTCATGCTGCGACAAAGCAATCGTCTCTTTAAATTAAACTGTGAGCATGAATGGCTGAAAACAATGTGAGAACAGACATTACTCAGATAGAGAAAGCTCATCTGAACATATCATAAAGCCAATGTGAATACGGGTCTGTCTCTGATGTTTgtccagctgctgctctgcGGTTCTAAATGACACGAGGAACAGAACCGTTGTTGTTCTTACCAGTGGTTCTCACTGGAGAGTAAACCCACTTCTGCTTTATGTCACAGTCTTGAGTGGCAGTAATGACACCCATCGTGACTTAATGTTGTGAGGACATTGTAGGAATGAAATACGTACCTGCCTTTAAGAAACAGTTTATTCTATAACCAGCACAttattcaaaaacaaagaaatgccagaaaaagaaataatcagCACACAATAGTTTTCTCTgagtgaggacacacacagtTTCCTACCTTCCAGGTAATGTCTGGACGGGCTTTGGGGATGAACCTCTTATCAAACATGTGGGAGAATGGTCCGTGTCCTGGAGGAGTGGATACAGAGCAGTCATTGATTTAAGTGTGGATTTTATCTCTATGCTTACCTGGAAGATAGAAGATAAAGACTAATAATCTCACTTGTGCCCACACCCTTTAAAGTTTTTGAACTCCAAACATGTGTGAATCGGTGCACAGCTCACCCAGGTCGTGGCAGAGGCCGGCGATCTGCACACACAGGATGTCAGTGCTGGTGATGTCGAGTTCTGGCTGCTTCGCACTCAGAACTTCAGCTAGTTTTCCCGCCAAGTAACTCACCCTGTAccagcaaacattttaaaacatggtTCTCTTCAAATAGCATTTtgtgtgttaaagaaaaaagagaaagacaaaggaaaaaGGAACGTTTGCTTGTGCTCCACTGCACTGCTCCAGCGTCCGGTCAGGACGGTTCGGTGACACACGTCTACGCTTTGGCCTCAACGTGTGGAACAACACACAGTGTGGGACAGAAGGACGGGTTTGTCAAAATCTGGGTCACTCACATCTATTTAGTCTCTCCTTCATCACAACTGGATAAAGATCATTGAACTGAAGGTCCAGACGCTTCACACTGTTCTGGATAAAGACAAGAACATTCTGCTGTTCTGCTGCTCACGCTGAGGCAACAACGGCAGGCGGCGAGTTGACTCCCAGGACGCGTCGTCCCGACGGAGCGGtgccacaacaacaacagaccatCAGCGCCGGTGAACAATAGCACTTTGTAAAAAGAGATCATGCCACAAAGCAACAGgacggaccaatcacagcctcccaccgctcctgtgtgtgtttgaaatcgCCAGCTGGCGTACCGGCTACCTGAAGACGCAGTCAGTTTCCCACATATCAAAaagtttttattcctttttttcagTCAGGGACCAACAAGCTGCTTTTTAAACCTTCTGGTTGTGTGAAATATCAAATACGTGTGGTCAAAAGGTGACGCCACCATTCAGTGCTACTGGTTCACTCCATCAGACCAGTCTGTTACTTCCTTCACTGCCCTCACGGAGGCAGAACAACCGCCACCTTCAGGTTCATTTGACCGCGTTCACACAGGTCGGCCCCCCAGGCTGTGTAAGAACAGGCGACATCTGCTGATTAATGTGATCAATACAAACGGTGTGACCCATCACTTACCCAAGGCTGTGTTCAAAGCGGTTGTGAGAAGCTCCCGGATACACAAAGTAGGCTCCTCCGAGCTGCTTGATGTTCCTGAGCCTCTGGAACTGAGGAGTGTCGATGATTTTGACGAGGAGGGGGTGGAACTCAATGTGTCCGTGGATGGGATCATTAAAAACCTGATGGAGGACAACAGACACCCTCACAACTTCAAAACGgacttaaaaacatttgttgtcCAGTCTGTCTTTAACCTAAAATGAAGGGGAGGATGGATCGCAGGCTGACATCATTGACCCACAGTGACCTTTAATGTTAGCCTTAGCTCTGTTCAAGGCTAAACCTGATGACATATTAACATTACTGACACATAACAACTAGTGTTAATATCAGTTCGCTGAAATATTTGCTGGGGAGtattttcaagtttatttattcttctgtagcccagattcacagaaaCGTCTCAAAGGTCACATGGACGACatccctctgacctctgtgcTGTAGCAGTACGACCcccacatcggataaggaacaactcccccaaaaccctttaacaggggaaaaatggatgggagaaacctcaggaagactagaggagggaccccGTTGTGAAGAGCAGGTTTTTAGAGGAGGAGCTAAAGGATCAGGAAGTGGGAGGAGCTAGAGGAAGGACAATTTCTAAATTGAATAGAGAACAGGTGTGTGTCCTCTCCGTGTGTCAGCAGCAGATCACACCACACTGGACACGAGTGTCTCATGCGAGTGCTCTCTGTCTCACGTCCAATGACTTGTTGAGCTGGTCTTGGACAGACAGAAGCCTTGTGTTGTTCGTTGGTAGAGATATTTGGGTTACACCTTTCATGTATGCTTGTCCTTAGTTTCTATTCTGTTTAGATAAAAACCAGCTTCATTCTGTCGGCCCCATTGACCCATCTGCTCCCCCCAAAGCCATAATAAATTATAACCAAAGGAGTCTTGAGTGTTTCCATGTGCCTGACCAGCCATCGTGTTGGTCAAAGTCCCTGCAATCAGCCCACCTGCATCAACTCCATACACAGGTGTTGTATAGACCCCCCTCCAGGAGCGGACAGACGGATAGATATggcagattaacaacacagtaataacagtaacaataatgtACGACCAACATGCTGATCCATCCAGCAGCGACCATCACCACGGATCCACCGCTCTAGTGGACGACTTTACGTTTCCATGAAATGCTGTACATTAATACTGAAGTCAGATGGTCAGCTCGTCTTTGTGCTGAATCTGTTCCATTCATGTTGTCGAAGCAGAAGAATCCAAACCTGCAGCGATTCAACAACTAGAATCAGGTTTTGTTGTTACTGACGCGTCTGATGACGTTGGTGACGGTATATAACGAGACGAGTTTAGAAGAGGTGCCCCTTCCTTTCACACCCCTGCAGACGTCTGACGTCAGGCTGCACCTCAGCTGTTCTTTACTCGTTTTCCTGAAACGTTTGTGTCCTGAACTGAAGATGATAATGAATCAGAAGGATTCAGGACAGTTTCTGTCCAGCGAATAAACGTTCTTTCATGATGGCTGATGAATATAAAAGAAAGCCAAATCATTCAGTATGTCAGTATCTTGTATGGTGATGTGGAGGATACCTTGGTTGGATCTGCTTCCATCTGCTCGGTTGGTAAGTCTGCCTCCAGCGGTGGTTGTTGGTTCTCCATGTTGAGGTGATCAACAGGCGCTCGGTTCGGTTCTTCAGAGCAGAAGTCACTCCGACAGCTGACCTGTGTTTCCTCGCTGCAAACCCAAGGCGGTGAAGAAATACCCGGGTTTTGTTTCTACGTCATGAGTCAAAAACAGATCCACTTCCGGTAAGATCTGTCAAAATATCGTATCCTGTCACCACACCTGAATAAAACCAGACAGGTGACATTAACCACATGACCAGGAAATGGTGACACAGGCACAGAATCTCAATTTGTTCTATTTTGTGAGATTATTTTAGTAAAGACATATGATGACAAAATATTGTACTAATCTGAGtaaaagaaattcaaattttGCATGTTTGTACTACAGAAGTACTACACATACTAAAATGAAACGTACTGGAATCGACCAGCACCGCATAACAGCTGAAAGCTCATTCATGAGAATGAAGAACTCAGTTAAATAGAACGACCTGAAAATCAGCTGATGACACCgtagtatctatctatctatctatctatctatctatctatctatctatctatctatctatctatctatctatctatctatctatctatctatctatctatctatctatctatctatctatctatctatctatctattatacaagaaatgaaacagaaaccACACCTGTGATGAGTCAAAAGTTAAAACTTCACTAAATGAACAAGAACCCAGGGTGTGTTATTATTCTGGCTTTGGATGATGATCTACAGGAATGGGAGTGGATGAAGACACGACCACATCCTGGTCCATTCTCTGAATGCTTTTGAAGCCTTGATGTGATCACAGAACCCTGATATGCAGTTTGTATACTTCATGGGTCTGAATTAGTCCTATAATCTTGCACAAAGTGTTTCTGCTCTTGAAAGGACCTTGTCAAAGACAGCGGCCACAAAATCAGGGCCAGATTCAACCAGACTTGTAGTTAAAAGTAGAATTCATGTCTGAGATTAGGTAGAAGCATTTTTCctttactttccttttttttactccacttttcttaaatgttagagggactgaaataaaatttgacaCATTTAAGACTTCGTTGTgataaatgaagtttttttttatttaaatgtgagtttaaatgtgagtttcagttctgaagaagttggattgacttaaacagctttagaTGACCATGACCTGGTAACCATAACctgataaccatgacctggtaACCATAACctgataaccatgacctggtaACCATGACctgatgaccatgacctgaTAACTATGACCTGGTAACCATGACCTGGTAACCATGACctgatgaccatgacctgaTAACTATGACCTGGTAACCATGACCTGGTAACCATGACCTGGTAACCATGACCTGGTAACCATGACCTGGTAgccatcagaatcagaatcagaatcagaatcagaatcagaatcagaatcagaatcagaatcagctttattggccatcgtttgtaaaaagcagacgaggaatttgtttccggcaggtggtgtctcaaactgttcattcataagttaactattctaaatacttaaatattataaataactatactaaatacaaaatgtaggaagcaaaaagcagtaggtggggggggggggcacggtgtacaggtgctgagtgcatgttgcagggatttggagacaaatagttaacatttattgttcaagtgtcttatggcttcagggaagaaactgtttttgagtctggttgtttttgagaggagggctctgtagcgcctcccagagggtagcctTTTAAATGACCTGACAGAACCTCCACAGACATCAATCTGTTTTTGCCCAGATGTCTGCTTTTTCCATATTGAGCCACGAGGGGGCGTACCAGATGTCTATGATGATGTTCTCAAACCCTCTACTGTGAATGTGAGACACGTTGGGATCCAGAAGTGTTCACATACAGGCTGTGGTGTTGACCTGGGGGGGTCCAGAGGAACTCCCTGACCCACAAAGACTGGATGTGAAGGTCCAGGAACATTCGTCTACACTGTAGGAAGCAGAGACTCCTGCCAGACTCACCACCCACTGGTGTTGAGGGGAcgtctgactacaaaggggggGTTTAGATTCCACACGTCTCAACGGCAGAgaagcagggagatcctcaCACCTTTTAGGGGTACAGATCTGgggggaatgtccttattgtcagccaccctctgcacactgttaccaacaaccagaggagcctgagaagcctgaccacCAGAGGCTGAACCCCCCCCAACATGaaggaccaacagactgaagaactccttcaccCCCCGACCCATTAAACTGCTGAACTCCTccctgggggagatgaagaagaagaaagtccacatgAGATCTGAGGGACgacacaatacagcaaaaacaaacaacattataCCCATGTTCACTATACCCATGTTCACTATACCCATGTTCACTATACCCATGTTCACTATACCCATGTTCACTATACCCATGTTCACTATACCCATGTTCACTATACCCATGTTCACTATACCCATGTTCACTATACCCATGTTCACTATACCCATGTTCACTATACCCATGTTCACTATACCCATGTTCACTATACCCATGTTCACTATACCCATGTTCACTATACCCATGTTCACTATACCCATGTTCACTATACCCATGTTCCCATAAGATCTGTCAAAATATCGTATCCTGTCACCACACCTGAATAAAACCAGACAGGTGACATTAACCACATGACCAGGAAATGGTGACACAGGCACAGAATCTCAATTTGTTCTATtttgtgtgattattttaataaagacaTATGATGACAAAATATTGTACTAATCTGAGtaaaagaaattcaaattttGCATGTTTGTACTACAGAAGTACTACACATACTAAAATGAAACGTACTGGAATCGACCAGCACCGCATAACAGCTGAAAGCTCATTCATGAGAATGAAGAACTCAGTTAAATAGAACGACCTGAAAATCAGCTGATGACACCgtagtatctatctatctatctatctatctatctatctatctatctatctatctatctatctatctatctatctatctatctatctatctatctatctatctatctatctatctatctatctatctatctatctatctatctatctatctatctatctattatacaagaaatgaaacagaaaccACACCTGTGATGAGTCAAAAGTTAAAACTTCACTAAATGAACAAGAACCCAGGGTGTGTTATTATTCTGGCTTTGGATGATGATCTACAGGAATGGGAGTGGATGAAGACACGACCACATCCTGGTCCATTCTCTGAATGCTTTTGAAGCCTTGATGTGATCACAGAACCCTGATATGCAGTTTGTATACTTCATGGGTCTGAATTAGTCCTATAATCTTGCACAAAGTGTTTCTGCTCTTGAAAGGACCTTGTCAAAGACAGCGGCCACAAAATCAGGGCCAGATTCAACCAGACTTGTAGTTAAAAGTAGAATTCATGTCTGAGATTAGGTAGAAGCATTTTTCctttactttccttttttttactccacttttcttaaatgttagagggactgaaataaaatttgacaCATTTAAGACTTCGTTGTgataaatgaagtttttttttatttaaatgtgagtttaaatgtgagtttcagttctgaagaagttggattgacttaaacagctttagaTGACCATGACCTGGTAACCATAACctgataaccatgacctggtaACCATAACctgataaccatgacctggtaACCATGACctgatgaccatgacctgaTAACTATGACCTGGTAACCATGACCTGGTAACCATGACctgatgaccatgacctgaTAACTATGACCTGGTAACCATGACCTGGTAACCATGACCTGGTAACCATGACCTGGTAACCATGACCTGGTAACCATGACCTGGTAgccatcagaatcagaatcagaatcagaatcagaatcagaatcagaatcagaatcagctttattggccatcgtttgtaaaaagcagacgaggaatttgtttccggcaggtggtgtctcaaactgttcattcataagttaactattctaaatacttaaatattataaataactatactaaatacaaaatgtaggaagcaaaaagcagtaggtgggggggggggcacggtgtacaggtgctgagtgcatgttgcagggatttggagacaaatagttaacatttattgttcaagtgtcttatggcttcggggaagaaactgtttttgagtctggttgtttttgagaggagggctctgtagcgcctcccagagggtagcctTTTAAATGACCTGACAGAACCTCCACAGACATCAATCTGTTTTTGCCCAGATGTCTGCTTTTTCCATATTGAGCCACGAGGGGGCGTACCAGATGTCTATGATGATGTTCTCAAACCCTCTACTGTGAACGTGAGACACGTTGGGATCCAGAAGTGTTCACATACAGGCTGTGGTGTTGACCTGGGGGGGTCCAGAGGAACTCCCTGACCCACAAAGACTGGATGTGAAGGTCCAGGAACATTCGTCTACACTGTAGGAAGCAGAGACTCCTGCCAGACTCACCACCCACTGGTGTTGAGGGGAcgtctgactacaaaggggggGTTTAGATTCCACACGTCTCAACGGCAGAgaagcagggagatcctcaCACCTTTTAGGGGTACAGATCTGgggggaatgtccttattgtcagccaccctctgcacactgttaccaacaaccagaggagcctgagaagcctgaccacCAGAGGCTGAACCCCCCCCAACATGaaggaccaacagactgaagaactccttcaccCCCCGacccattaaactgctcaactcctccctgggggagatgaagaagaagaaagtccacatgAGATCTGAGGGACgacacaatacagcaaaaacaaacaacattataCCCATGTTCACTATACCCATGTTCACTATACCCATGTTCACTATACCCATGTTCACTATACCCATGTTCACTATACCCATGTTCACTATACCCATGTTCACTATACCCATGTTCACTATACCCATGTTCACTATACCCATGTTCACTATACCCATGTTCACTATACCCATGTTCACTATACCCATGTTCACTATACCCATGTTCACTATACCCATGTTCACTATACCCATGTTCACTATACCCATGTTCACTCTACCCATGTTCCCATAAGATCTGTCAAAATATCGTATCCTGTCACCACACCTGAATAAAACCAGACAGGTGACATTAACCACATGACCAGGAAATGGTGACACAGGCACAGAATCTCAATTTGTTCTATtttgtgtgattattttaataaagacaTATGATGACAAAATATTGTACTAATCTGAGtaaaagaaattcaaattttGCATGTTTGTACTACAGAAGTACTACACATACTAAAATGAAACGTACTGGAATCGACCAGCACCGCATAACAGCTGAAAGCTCATTCATGAGAATGAAGAACTCAGTTAAATAGAACGACCTGAAAATCAGCTGATGACACCgtagtatctatctatctatctatctatctatctatctatctatctatctatctatctatctatctatctatctatctatctatctatctatctatctatctatctatctatctatctatctatctatctatctatctatctatctatctatctattatacaagaaatgaaacagaaaccACACCTGTGATGAGTCAAAAGTTAAAACTTCACTAAATGAACAAGAACCCAGGGTGTGTTATTATTCTGGCTTTGGATGATGATCTACAGGAATGGGAGTGGATGAAGACACGACCACATCCTGGTCCATTCTCTGAATGCTTTTGAAGCCTTGATGTGATCACAGAACCCTGATATGCAGTTTGTATACTTCATGGGTCTGAATTAGTCCTATAATCTTGCACAAAGTGTTTCTGCTCTTGAAAGGACCTTGTCAAAGACAGCGGCCACAAAATCAGGGCCAGATTCAACCAGACTTGTAGTTAAAAGTAGAATTCATGTCTGAGATTAGGTAGAAGCATTTTTCctttactttccttttttttactccacttttcttaaatgttagagggactgaaataaaatttgacaCATTTAAGACTTCGTTGTgataaatgaagtttttttttatttaaatgtgagtTTGTTTCTTACGGTGCTTTGAGGTTGGTGTACACAGCTGTATAGTATAGTCATTAGCATGAGGAGGCAGATGATGAGCTCTCCTCTGTCTTGTTGTGACTCATGTAGGAGAGTCTCTTTAAGAACACAGCTGGACATTATCCTTTGAGAATGTCCACCAGTTTTGAACTATTTAATCGTTCATCAGAGTTGAGTTGTTCCAGCCTGCAGCATTCCTGCATCTGAAATCAAAAAGATCATTCACAGAACCCCCAGGGGACCCCCACTGGCTTTACTGGCACGCCCTCGAGGTTCATGTGTTCCACAACATCCTGTGATACACACAGAAGTGTGCTGCTGCTGAGTCTGAACGCACCGCACCtcagctgtcagccaatagcctGCGCTcacggtatcacatgaccacCTACTAAACATGAGAGATGTAGTGCAGCCGGGTATCTTGAAGTGCAAACAAGCGAGATATTACAatgatagataaatagatagatagatagatagatagatagatagatagatagatagatagatagatagatagatagatagatagatagatagatagatagatagatagatagatagatagatagatagatagatagatagatagatagatagatagatagatagatagatagatagatagatagatagatagatagatagatagactttatttatcccaaactgagAAATGTAGGTGTCACAGTAGCAGAGTACaattattacagaaaatatacagaaaatgtgcattgaGGAAAAGTAAGACAgttaaagataataataataataataataataataataataataataataacacaaaagatatattaacaatattaactgtaataacagtaataacagtAGTACTAATAACAATACTAACCGCAGTACCCAAGCATGCTAGGCCTTTAGTCACAGATAAATAAGTGTGGCGCTCAGCGGCCGTACACGGGACCTGGTGAAGACGTATCTGAACGTCAGACTGGAGGTGGGACTCTCTGATATTTCAGAGCTGTTGTTCAGCgcgatggcttgtggcaggaatgacctCCTGACCTTTCTGGTGGACAGTGGTGCTGTAGCAGTCTGTTGGAGAAGGAGCtccgctgtctgtc
This sequence is a window from Antennarius striatus isolate MH-2024 chromosome 5, ASM4005453v1, whole genome shotgun sequence. Protein-coding genes within it:
- the LOC137596021 gene encoding deoxynucleoside triphosphate triphosphohydrolase SAMHD1-like; the encoded protein is MENQQPPLEADLPTEQMEADPTKVFNDPIHGHIEFHPLLVKIIDTPQFQRLRNIKQLGGAYFVYPGASHNRFEHSLGVSYLAGKLAEVLSAKQPELDITSTDILCVQIAGLCHDLGHGPFSHMFDKRFIPKARPDITWKHETASVAMFDYLVEDNDLKPAMKRHRLTLPEDLDFIKEQIAGPPDTDAAGGPEWPYRGRPKEKSFLYQIVSNKENGIDVDKWDYFARDTYHLGMQNNFDHNRFLKFARVCDVGGQKHICTRKKEVGNLYEMFYVRHSIHRKACQHAVVNIIEFMITEAFLKADKHIQIEGSGGQMFTLSTAIDNMEAYTKLTDHVFQQILNSLSPELEEARLILRNIVRRRHYRYLGEIQADEPVRVTQDTLDSWTAALAGAVPQKGSNHVPLLPEDFVVDVVDMDYGMKDQNPVDKMYFYDKEKKTEADKKDKRKVSKLLPDKFSEQLIRVYYKKTNGKEAKKHFKRWRKEMEPPNLDDDMDDDEEGGSSTAANSAGQN